TTCTAGCCTTTGGTGCAGCCACGTTACGGATTGGTCAAGTCGGCTTAGATCCGTATACTGCAGCGAATATTGGTATCGGGAATGTTCTGGGACTTTCTTTAGGTGTTTATCAATTGATGATTAACTTTATTATTTTAGGAATTGTTTTTATTCTTGGAAGAAGCTACATCGGTATCGGAACAGTTATTAATATGGTTCTTACTGGTTTTTTTATTGATTTTTACACGTGGATTTATACGGATTTTATCACTATTAAAATCAATTTTTTCACTCAAAGTTTGGCACTTGTAATTGGTGTGTTGATTTTTACATTCGGCGCGTCGTTTTATATGTCAGCAAAGCTCGGGAACGCTCCATATGATGCTATCGCCCCAATTATAGTTGAACGCACTAAATTTCACTATCGATCCGTTCGAGTGAGCCAAGATATCTTTTTCGTTGTGCTAGCTTTTATTTTTGGAGGTCCAGTTGGAATCGGTACAGTAATTAATGCTTTTTTTACTGGACCATTAATTGATTTTTGGAATAAAAAAGTGAGTCAGCCAATAATCGAAAAAAGTATAAAAAGTAAAGTGGGATCCTAACAAACAAAATCTATACATAAAAAAACAAAGCAACTGAGTTGCTTTGTTTTTTTTTTTGCGTCGGCTATCTTTTGGATGAAAGCTTTAAATGATAGCGCTTTCTTTGGTTTCTTTAAGTTCCTTAGTATTAACTGTATAATATTAAAGGTATATTTTATAACAGTTTGGTTACAAAAACATTAGCATATATAAGTTTACAATTGCTTTTAAATCAACATTTCAGGTCTTTTTATAACAGTTTTTTTGAATTATTATTATAAAATTAAAAAAATAAGCATTTACGATTCATATCATTTCTCAAAATATTATAAAGATTATAAAATCCATGGGTGGAAGCTTAATTTAATTTTTACGTTGCTCGTGTTTTATGAAAGGAGAGTGTCTATTTGATTTAGCAAGCTTCTAGTTGTTCGTTATGTGGTATTAATTTGAATGTAAGAAGAGGATAATCATGAAAAATAATCAGCAAAAAAAGAAAAGCACTAATAAATCGAAAAAACAAAACAAATACCGTGCGTTATCATTAGTGTTGACAAGTAGTTTGGTTATTGCACCATTAACGGTTCCGCTGTCATTTTATTTACCAGGGGGAATTACTGCTTCTGCAGCAATTTTAGATGCAGAAATTTTATCCAACATTAGTAGTTCGAACAACAGTGGAACAACTACTGGAGCTTGTTGAGCTGCGGCCGGTGCTTCGAAAAATGTTAATTTTACAATTTCCGGAAGTGAATTGATAGGCGGTTCAGTTATCGCAAGCGGAACAAAACAAGCAGTTTTGACTATTCCAACTGCACTAAATGACAAAGTTTCTCCAAATGGAGCAGCGCAAATTGATACAAATATCACATTGACCGTTGCTGATTTGACCTTCTTGACTGGAACACTAAATGCAGTTAATAATCTATCAAACTTATTAACTGATATCGTTGATGGATCATTAGGTAGTTTGACAGGTGTTACGTTGGATTTAACGACAGTTAATCATTTAAATAATCTGGAAAATTCGGGGAGCGCTCAGTTTAGCGCTAATGCAGTACTTTCTCCAGATGGTACTGATATTCATGCCGACATGGATGACGGACTAGGCTTAGTTTTGGCACAGAATGTCTCCTCTCTTTTACAAGATTTAAAAGCAGCAGTTGATGCTTTACATGCGACAGGTAGTGGGATTTGCAGCAATTTAGTTGCAGCTGCAATCAACACTGCATTACTTCCAGTTAAAGGTACAGTAGATACGGCCATTAATTTGGCTCTTCCATTGGTGGGAATTGTCGGTTCTGGAGTCAATCAATTGGCTGATGCATAAGTGTTAGGTGGTACGACCAGCAATATTCCAACAACGGTTATTAGCCCAACAAGTTTAGCACAAAATCTAGATGCACGTTTTGTTGGAACGGTTGTAAAAGCGGATGCTATTGATGTCAGTTTGATCAGCACAGCTAATGGAGTATCAGATATTAATTATGCTGGAAATGCAGTAGTAGTCGCACCACCGGTAGTAACAAATACAACCCGTACTTCAGCAGCAGGTTATACAGTCACAGGTACGGCAACTGCAGGCGATACGGTTATGATTAAAAATGCAGGTGGTACAACGATCGAATTAGGACCAGCAACAGGCAGAAACTTCTCAATCAACATTCCGCAAGGTTCAGCAGGTGCAAGTGAAGAATTGACAGCAACTGCTTCAAATGACGGTGTCGATAGTACACCAACAACTTTCACAACACCAGCTGATCCGGTTGTAATCACAGCTCCAGTTGTGAAAGGGGTCACAGGTGATTCAGCAACTGGTTATACCGTAACGGATACAGCGACTCCTGGTTGATATCATTTCAGTTAAAAATGCGGGTGAAACTGTAATTGGAACGGGTATAACTGACCTACTGGGAAATTATACCGCAATCATTCCAATTGGTTTAGCAACGCCAATCATTGATAGTGTTACTGGAAATTCAATGACAGGTTATACGATTAAAGGAATTGCAACACCAGGAAATGATGTAGTCATTGAAAATGGTAACGGAGAAGTTTTAGGTAGTGGAGAAGCCAATGATTCAGGTGCATTTGTCATCGAAATCCCTATAGGTTTTGCACAACCGAAAGAGTTAGTTTCTGCGATTGCGAAAGATAAAGAGGGAAATCGAAGTGAACCAGCTAAATTCAAATTACCAGCTGACTCAGGTGATGGTAACGGAAATGGCAATGGAACAGGCAACGGTTCTGGTAATGGTAGTAACTTAGGCAATAATGGCAGCTCAGGCTTGAAAAACCTAAGTAGTTCACAAAAAAATCTTCCTAATAACGGTGAAATCTTTAGTAATTGGGGAGTGTTAGGTGCTTTATTATTAGGTGCATTTGCTTTCTTCACCTTCAAACGTACAAACAAAAAAGAATATGAATAAATCGGAAACATAATGCATTAACTTTCTATAAGGGTTAAAACATGAGGTGGGACATGCGTCCTACCTCATGTTTTTTTAGTAAAAATGGACTGTTTTACCAGAATAGCTGCATTTTGGGAGAAAGAAACTTCCTTTCTGATTCTTTTTATCGTAAAATGAAATTAGACAAAATGAAAGGGAGGATATACACATGCCGATTCGCGTTCCAAAAGAGCTACCAGCTATTAAAGTATTAGAAAAAGAGAAAATATTTGTAATGGACGAAGATCGCGCCATGCACCAAGATATTCGTCCTTTAGAAATTTTGATTCTAAATTTAATGCCTAAAAAAGATGAAACGGAAGTTCAGCTTCTGAGACTATTAAGTAATACGCCTTTACAAATAAATGTTGATTTTTTGCATATGAGTAGTCACGACGCAAAAAATACATCTATTGATCACTTGAAACGTTTTTATCATCAATTTAAGGAAGTAAAAGATAAATTTTATGATGGTTTGATTATTACTGGCGCGCCGATTGAGCAATTGCGTTTTGAAGAAGTTGATTATTGGGAAGAATTGCAAGAAATTTTTAAATGGAGTAAAACTCATGTGTTTTCAACATTCCATATTTGCTGGGGAGCACAAGCTGGGTTATATTATCATCATAAAATCAATAAATATCCGCTAGACCAAAAACTATCAGGAATATTTGCACATGATGTTTTAACACCGACCTGGAGTATCTTAAAGGGATTTGACGATGTCTTTTTTGCGCCACATTCTAGATATACTGGGGTTAAAAAGAGCGATATAGATAAGACTGAGGCGTTAGAAGTTTTAGTTGAATCGGAAGAAGCAGGGCTTTTTTTAGTTGGAAATAAAAATAATCGTGCTTTTTATGCGATGGGGCATTTAGAATATGATCGTGAAACATTACAACAAGAATTTGAGCGTGATCAACATAAAGGGATAGAGCCTAAGCTACCCGAGAATTATTTCCCGAACAATAACACAAGTAAGGTGCCACAACTCCGTTGGCATATGGCTGCATCATTGTTATTTTCTAATTGGCTAAATTATGCAGTTTATCAAAATACACCATATGATTTAACTGATTTACTTGAAGTAGGGAAATATTAAATAGATAAAAATAAAACAAAGTAGAAATATTACTTTTGTTTTATTTTTTTATCTAAATACGTTTATTTAAAAAATGCACGCGTTACCTTTTCGAAATAGTTCAATAATTTTTTGAAGCATTCTTATTACTTTTTTTTTAAAGTAAACGTATTATAAGGAGAAGGAAGGAGGCCGTAGGTTGATGGAATGCTACGGAATAGGTAGCTTGAATCATAACCATCACAAATACCATAGTTATTTATTTAGTTTGTCTTAGCAGAATAAATAACGTATTAATAGTATCAAAGGTTTCAAAAAAATGAATCATGAGTTACATACCCCTAAATCAACATTATTTTGGGAGACGTTCCAAGATTTCAAAAAATGAATAGGCTTTAATTAACTATGTTGGAGGAATAATGATGAAAATACCTAAAAAATTTTTGAGCGGGTTGTTACTTTCCATACTATTTCTGTTTTCGTTCGTACCTGTTTTTGCACAAGAAATTGATGCAATCACAGCACCTACAGGAATCAAGGCTATAATCGTGATCATTCCCTTGATCGTAGTTTTAGTTTTATTGTTTATGAAGGTCGATATGATTATTGCAGGTTTTGTTGGTGGAGTTTTGGCAATGATCATTGGTGGAATTGGTTTAGAACAAGCCAATAAACAATTATTAGAAACAATTCCTATGATGTTGGGTATTACTGTTCCAATCATCAACTCAGCGGTTGCAATGGCCGTATTTAAATGAGGCGGTTACTCAGCAGCACTGACACTTGCTAAACGAGGAACAAAGGGAAAAGTCGAATATGTTTCAGCATTTATTGTTGTTTTGTTAGCAGCAGCAACCTATATGTCTGGTATTGGCGGTGGTAGTGCTATGGTTATTGCACCACTGGCTTTTGTAGCAGTTGGGGTCGTTCCTGAACTGATTGCGGCAATGTCACTTGCTGCGGCGGTTTCATTTACTACGTCACCTGCATCATTAGAATCAAGTATCGTTTCTAAGTTGGGTGACTTTAGTGTAGCTAAGTATGTTTCCGACATGCGCCCGATTTGGTTAGTGTTTTGTGCGTTAGCCATTATTTTAGCTTTCTGGGGAACCAAACGCCGAAATTTGGGCTTTAAAGAAAATAGTGAGGATGAATATGCCTCAATGAACAATAAAGCATTATTTAAATTGACTTTACCAGCAATCTTTTTATTGTTTGCGGTAATTTTTGGTCCTGTAGTCAATGATCTTGTTGGATTTGCTTTATTAACTCCTTTAGTTTATATGGTAGTAACTTTAGCTTTGATTTATATCTGTTCAGATTTTACTTTAAATCAGTCCGTTGAAGCGATGGTGGATGGGTCAACGTATATTTTGACTCGATTATTCCAAGTAGGGATTTTTCTAGCATTTATTAATATTATTGCTCAAACAGGAACATTTGCGGTTATTGCCGGGATTGCTAGTGCCGCGCCGACCATGATCATGGTTCCAGTTGCAATTTTAACCGGAATTTTAATTGGTGTGCCAGCGGGTGCTTATGTAGGCTCCGTACTAACACTTGTATTACCAGTAGCTGTGTCCTTAGGTTTTTCTTCTATTGAACTTGGATTAGTTGCTGTAGGCGTTGGGTTAGGCAGTCAAATGAGTTTTGTTAATATTACGATGCAAGCCTTATCATCAGGATTCCAAATTCCAATTTCAGACGTTGTAAAAGGGAATGTAAAATGGATCAGTATGGCATCAGTGGTATTAATTTTGATTGGTTTCTTTATTTAGTTTAAATAGAAAGGGTGGAATACATGGATATTTTAATTAAACAAGCGAGATTAAGTGATGGAGAAGCATTGCAAGATGTGGGGATCAAAGACGGTAAGATCGTTGCGATTTCAGAAAATTTAACGGATAATGCCGTAACGGTCATTGATGCAAAAGGTCGTGTTTTGATTCCAGGCTTGGTAGAAAGCCATATTCATTTGGATAAAGCCTTGATTGCTGATAGAAAGCCAAATAAATCAGGAACTTTACAAGAAGCAATCAGTGTTACCGCGGAATTAAAGCCAACATTTACCGAAGAAGATATTTATCAACGAGCAAAACGAGCGTTGGAAATGATTATCTCTCACGGTGTAACTGCTGTTAGAACACATGCGGAATTTGATCCAGCTCAAGGTTTTTCTGGCTTTAAAACTATTATGAAATTAAAAGAAGAATATCGTGATCTAATCGATATGCAAATTGTGGCATTCCCCCAAGAAGGGATTTTTAAGGCGCCTGGTACGGAAAAGATGATGAATGAAGCAATGGAAATGGGGGCAGATGTTGTCGGCGGTATTCCGTATAATGATGCTCCAGCGGACAGGCATATAGATTTAGTTTTTGAAATTGCTAAAAAATATGATAAAGACATTGATCTTCATCAAGATTTTAGTGATGAAGCAACAGATATTTCAATAGAATATCTATGTAAAAAAACGATAGCTGAAAACTATCATGGTAGAGTGTCAGTCGGACATTTAACTGCTCTACATGCGTTAGAACCAGAACGTTTAAATGAAATTTTATCATTAATGTCTGAAGCTCAAATCAGCGTGATGGCCTTGCCAGCAACTGATTTGCATTTAGGAGCTAGAAACGATGTGTACAATGTTCGCAGAGCTGTGACACCGATCAGAAAGCTTCGTGACGCAGGCGTCAATGTCTGTTTAGCGACTAATAATATTCGTAATGCGTTTACGCCTTATGGGAATGGTGATTTAATGCAAATTGCCATGTTAGCTATTCCAGTCGGGCATTTAGGTGGAGCGGATGACTTACCGACTGTTTTACCAATGATCACAGAAAATCCAGCTAAAGCCTTAGGTCTTGAGCATTATGGCGTTCAAGTAGGCAATAAGGCTGACTTAGTCTTACTTGATACGAAGGTCAAAGCAGATGCTATTATTGATATTCCAGAGAGAAATTATGTTATCAAAAATGGAAAAATCACTGTCGAAGTAAAAAAAGAAGTCACCATCTTTAAATAAGTCATTCCGAACAACCAGCTATGTGATCGATAGCTGGTTGTTTAATTACCTATAATTATGTTATGTAAACTATATATGTTGAGAAAATAATAAAATATAGTAATACCAAATACATCATGTAAGGCTTATAAAGCTAATTAGTCATATGTATTCTCAATTAAATTACGCAATTGAGAATAAAAATAGAAATCGCTTGTATTTGTAGCTGGTTATATGATACTCTTTATTATATAATAAATAATATTGGAGGTACAGGAAATGAAAGTTATTGTTTTAGGTTCATCGCACGGAGGCTACGAAGCAGTTGAGGAATTACTAAGTCTACATCCAGATGCACAAATCCAATGGTACGAAAAAGGCGATTTTATTTCTTTTTTATCCTGTGGTATGCAACTTTATTTAGAAGGTAAAGTAAAAGATGTTAATTCAGTTCGCTATATGACTGGTGAAGAGATGGAGAGTAGAGGGGTCAACGTTTTTTCAAATACAGAAATAACTGCGATTAAACCTGAAAACCATCAAGTAGTGGTGAAAGATTTATTATCTGGAAAAGAACGCACTGAAGGGTATGATAAACTAATCATCAGTCCAGGAGCAGTTCCTTTTGAATTAAATGTCCCAGGTAAAGAATTAGAAAATATTTATTTAATGCGTGGTAGAAAATGGGCAATCAAATTAAAAGCAAAAACCGTTGATCCAGAGGTAAATAATGTGGTTGTCATCGGTAGTGGCTATATTGGTATCGAAGCTGCCGAATCCTTCGCAAAAGCTGGTAAAAATGTCACCGTTATCGATATTTTAGATCGACCATTAGGTGTCTATCTAGATAAAGAATTTACTGACGTATTGACTGAAGAAATGGAAGCTAATAATATCAAGGTTGTAACAAACGAAACAGTTCAAAGCTATAAAGGTGAAGGACAGGTTAAAACAGTTGTAACTGATAAAGCTGAATATGCTGCTGATCTGGTTGTTGTTGCAGTTGGTGTTCGTCCTAATACAGGCTGGTTAAAAGATACGTTAGACTTACATCCTAATGGTCTGATTAAAACCGATGAGTACATGCAAACAAGCGCTGCTGATGTTTTTGCAGTTGGAGATGCAACATTGATCAAATACAATCCTGGTGAGACAGAAGTCAACATTGCTTTAGCGACAAATGCAAGAAAACAAGGTCGTTTTGCTGTGAAAAACCTAATGAAACCAGTAAAACCATTCCCTGGTATTCAAGGATCTTCCGGTTTAGCTGTTTTTGATTACAAATTTGCTTCTACAGGAATCAATGAAGAAATGGCAAAAAAATTGGATAAGAAAACGAAATCTACCTTAGTTGTTGAAGATTATTTGATGGATTTCAATCCTGACAAACAAAAAGCTTGGTTTAAATTAGTATACGATCCTGAAACAACTCAAATTTTAGGTGCTCAGTTGATGTCAAAAGCTGATTTAACGGCTAATATCAATGCTATTTCCTTGGCAATCAAGGCTAAAATGACCATTGAAGATTTGGCCTATGCTGACTTTTTCTTCCAAC
The DNA window shown above is from Enterococcus sp. 12C11_DIV0727 and carries:
- a CDS encoding FAD-dependent oxidoreductase, whose protein sequence is MKVIVLGSSHGGYEAVEELLSLHPDAQIQWYEKGDFISFLSCGMQLYLEGKVKDVNSVRYMTGEEMESRGVNVFSNTEITAIKPENHQVVVKDLLSGKERTEGYDKLIISPGAVPFELNVPGKELENIYLMRGRKWAIKLKAKTVDPEVNNVVVIGSGYIGIEAAESFAKAGKNVTVIDILDRPLGVYLDKEFTDVLTEEMEANNIKVVTNETVQSYKGEGQVKTVVTDKAEYAADLVVVAVGVRPNTGWLKDTLDLHPNGLIKTDEYMQTSAADVFAVGDATLIKYNPGETEVNIALATNARKQGRFAVKNLMKPVKPFPGIQGSSGLAVFDYKFASTGINEEMAKKLDKKTKSTLVVEDYLMDFNPDKQKAWFKLVYDPETTQILGAQLMSKADLTANINAISLAIKAKMTIEDLAYADFFFQPSFDKPWNIINTAALVALKNEQ
- the metA gene encoding homoserine O-acetyltransferase MetA gives rise to the protein MPIRVPKELPAIKVLEKEKIFVMDEDRAMHQDIRPLEILILNLMPKKDETEVQLLRLLSNTPLQINVDFLHMSSHDAKNTSIDHLKRFYHQFKEVKDKFYDGLIITGAPIEQLRFEEVDYWEELQEIFKWSKTHVFSTFHICWGAQAGLYYHHKINKYPLDQKLSGIFAHDVLTPTWSILKGFDDVFFAPHSRYTGVKKSDIDKTEALEVLVESEEAGLFLVGNKNNRAFYAMGHLEYDRETLQQEFERDQHKGIEPKLPENYFPNNNTSKVPQLRWHMAASLLFSNWLNYAVYQNTPYDLTDLLEVGKY
- a CDS encoding Ig-like domain-containing protein, with the translated sequence MTGYTIKGIATPGNDVVIENGNGEVLGSGEANDSGAFVIEIPIGFAQPKELVSAIAKDKEGNRSEPAKFKLPADSGDGNGNGNGTGNGSGNGSNLGNNGSSGLKNLSSSQKNLPNNGEIFSNWGVLGALLLGAFAFFTFKRTNKKEYE
- a CDS encoding YczE/YyaS/YitT family protein, whose protein sequence is MEIRERVMRSLYALIGVAILAFGAATLRIGQVGLDPYTAANIGIGNVLGLSLGVYQLMINFIILGIVFILGRSYIGIGTVINMVLTGFFIDFYTWIYTDFITIKINFFTQSLALVIGVLIFTFGASFYMSAKLGNAPYDAIAPIIVERTKFHYRSVRVSQDIFFVVLAFIFGGPVGIGTVINAFFTGPLIDFWNKKVSQPIIEKSIKSKVGS
- a CDS encoding amidohydrolase family protein, with protein sequence MDILIKQARLSDGEALQDVGIKDGKIVAISENLTDNAVTVIDAKGRVLIPGLVESHIHLDKALIADRKPNKSGTLQEAISVTAELKPTFTEEDIYQRAKRALEMIISHGVTAVRTHAEFDPAQGFSGFKTIMKLKEEYRDLIDMQIVAFPQEGIFKAPGTEKMMNEAMEMGADVVGGIPYNDAPADRHIDLVFEIAKKYDKDIDLHQDFSDEATDISIEYLCKKTIAENYHGRVSVGHLTALHALEPERLNEILSLMSEAQISVMALPATDLHLGARNDVYNVRRAVTPIRKLRDAGVNVCLATNNIRNAFTPYGNGDLMQIAMLAIPVGHLGGADDLPTVLPMITENPAKALGLEHYGVQVGNKADLVLLDTKVKADAIIDIPERNYVIKNGKITVEVKKEVTIFK